The sequence CTACCGCCACAGGCAGCACTCCCTGAATGCTATAATGGCGGCGAAAAATAACCGGCTCGATCTTTTCATTATTTTCACCGGGAAGGAACTGCCAACACTGCCAGATTGTGAACATGCATTAGAAACCGGGCTGGACAAGCTCTCGCGTATTGTAAGGCCGAAACCATGAAATTCCTTAAAACCATACTTAGTTTTCCATTTATTGCCCTTATTAAGGTTTACCAATGGATGATTTCACCGATCCTCGGACCAAAATGCAGGTTTACGCCTACCTGCTCGCAGTATGGTCTGGAAGCTTTCCGGAAATATGGGCCCATTAAGGGATTTTGGTTAACGATTCGCCGGGTCAGCAAATGCCACCCATGGGGTGGGAGTGGTTATGACCCCCTGCCCTAACGAAGTAACCAGTTTTGACAGTTTCCCGCTAAAAGCCTATTGCTTCAGCAATTTTTCCAGCCGGTTCAAAGTCTCCCGGGCATCCTTATTGCTCACAAATTTATACACCTCAGGGACATTGCCGTCTTTATCGGGTTGCAGGGAGGCGGGCATGCCTTTGAATGGCCCAACCAGGATGGCATTGTCAGCTGTGCTGATCAGTTTGAGGTCCTGAGGTGCAAGAAAAAAATTCTTTTTTGCTGCGCTTATATTGGAGCCAACCATTAACTGTTGCAGACTATCCATCCTTTGTTGTAGCTGATCCTGGGTGATTTTCGCTTCCCTGGATGCAGCATCCCCAAATGACTGGTAACCGCCTATCAGGGTATCGTTTTGCAAGTTCAGGAGCCAGGTGCCAGCCGAAGGAACTGAATATTCTTTTGAGGCAGCGCCAGATTTAACGACCAGTTTGTCGCCGGTAAGTGTGACTGTTGCTTCATTATGCTGTGTTCCGGCTTCGTAATTAATAGTCTCGCCCGTCACATCCAGTTTACCACTCGCCATCACTACAACTTTTTTCGCAGGGGCTGAAGAGCAGGCGGCTAATACAACAAGCGTTGATAATCCAATGAATAATTTATGCATAGTTTGGGTTTAAAAAAACGATCCTGCACAAAGCGCAGGATCGCAATATTCAAAAAAATTACTGAATTATTTGGATGCAGCACCAAATCGTTCGCTGACCTTACTCCAGTTTACTACATTCCAGAAAGCAGCCAGGTATTCAGCACGTCTGTTTTGGTATTTTAGGTAATAAGCATGTTCCCAAACGTCTACACCCAGAATGGGATGACCTTTTACTTCGGCGACATCCATCAATGGGTTATCCTGATTAGGTGTTGAGCTGATTTCAAGTTTGCCGTCTTTCACCAGCAACCAGGCCCAGCCACTTCCAAAGCGGGTCATACCAGCATTGGCGAATTTCTCTTTGAAAGCATCGAAGGATCCAAATGCAGCAGTGATCGCTTCAGCTAAAGCGCCGGTAGGCTGACCACCGGCTTTAGGCGCCAGGCTTTCCCAGAAAAAACTATGATTCCAATGGCCACCACCATTGTTGCGGACTGCCGGTGAAATGCTGCCAGCAACTGCAACCAGTTCTTCCAGAGATTTGGATTCATTTGGTGTACCGGCAATTGCTTTATTAAGATTGTCAACATAAGCCTGGTGGTGTTTACCATGATGAATTTGCATGGTCAGGGTGTCAATATGCGGCTCCAATGCTTCATGAGCATAAGGGAGTGCGGGGAGAGTAAATGCCATAATAGTAGAATTTATAATATTCAAATTTACGGCATCTGACCCTATGGGCCTCTAATCAAATCATAAAATTTACCAATGGTTATGGCCGGCTGCAATTCCAATCCATCTGGTCTATCGCATCCCAATAATTTAACCAGTAATCCAGAACATCGGCCTGCATGAGGTAGCCTTCCGAACGGTTATAGATAGTGTGCACACCATAACGGCTGAAGTCGCCGTAAACTATTGATCCACGTGAAGGGGCATAACCACCCCAGATCCTTGCCAGAGTATATCCATTATAAGTTTCAATGACAAAATAGTTACAGCTAAAATCACTATAGGCAATTATTCCCCTTTCACGGGTAAGCCAGTAAGATTCATCTATTGGTGGTCCTGGACTAATATCCTGCCTGGTGCAGGCAGCCAGAAGCAGGACTATGGGAAATATACTGCGTAGTATTTTTTTCATGGTTCCAACTTTTATTTGAACCATTGACTACAAATATTGGCTAAGGATTAATAATGGCCTGTTAAAACCTGTCTAGCGTCGCTGCCGGAAAAATGATTTCATCAATTCAGCACATTCATCGGCCAGAACACCTTTTGTTATGGTTGCTTTCGGGTGGAATGGAGAGTGTTGGCCCGTTAACCTGGCATGTCCGTTTTTATCGTCATCTGCACCCCAGACAA comes from Flavihumibacter fluvii and encodes:
- the yidD gene encoding membrane protein insertion efficiency factor YidD; this encodes MKFLKTILSFPFIALIKVYQWMISPILGPKCRFTPTCSQYGLEAFRKYGPIKGFWLTIRRVSKCHPWGGSGYDPLP
- a CDS encoding superoxide dismutase; translated protein: MAFTLPALPYAHEALEPHIDTLTMQIHHGKHHQAYVDNLNKAIAGTPNESKSLEELVAVAGSISPAVRNNGGGHWNHSFFWESLAPKAGGQPTGALAEAITAAFGSFDAFKEKFANAGMTRFGSGWAWLLVKDGKLEISSTPNQDNPLMDVAEVKGHPILGVDVWEHAYYLKYQNRRAEYLAAFWNVVNWSKVSERFGAASK